In Psychrobacter immobilis, a single genomic region encodes these proteins:
- a CDS encoding RnfH family protein — MVELTANGVQSDNNCAPSSEQTMLMTVYLAYAEDAKCQHYLTLQVNDETSLYEALRQAGWLVKFPALARWCEQVADITTPTAKRWHVGIYAQKQPLSYRLQPFDRIEVYRSLSADPMSQRKNKSRV, encoded by the coding sequence GTGGTTGAGTTAACTGCTAATGGCGTTCAATCTGATAATAATTGTGCGCCGTCATCTGAGCAGACCATGCTAATGACTGTTTATTTGGCATACGCTGAAGATGCAAAATGTCAGCATTATTTAACCCTACAAGTTAATGATGAAACAAGTTTGTATGAGGCATTGAGGCAGGCAGGGTGGTTGGTGAAATTTCCAGCGTTAGCACGTTGGTGTGAGCAAGTGGCAGATATTACCACGCCAACGGCGAAGCGTTGGCATGTGGGTATCTATGCACAAAAACAGCCGCTCAGCTATCGCTTGCAGCCTTTTGATCGTATCGAAGTATATCGCAGCTTAAGCGCTGATCCCATGTCTCAGCGCAAAAATAAATCTCGAGTTTAA
- a CDS encoding c-type cytochrome, with protein MKKLIAAASLCVASFSVQAAIIVPEYDVDAGKQIAETVCAACHGVDGVSVVPAQPNLGGQNVKYLYKQLVNFKAGYRKNGIMQSQIANLSQQDLANVAGYYASQAPWGVGFGNPATNQEATKLFLGGDKSRGVIGCAGCHGPDAAGNTWAAFPRLGGQHAQYISTQLKLFRAAGRVDDVDSDEQKRVNDAAKEGDMGMMQTVASKLSDRDIRILSDYISAVH; from the coding sequence ATGAAAAAGTTAATCGCTGCTGCCAGCTTATGCGTTGCAAGTTTCAGCGTACAAGCTGCTATTATTGTTCCTGAGTACGACGTCGATGCCGGTAAGCAAATTGCAGAAACGGTTTGTGCTGCTTGTCATGGTGTTGATGGTGTGAGTGTTGTCCCTGCGCAGCCTAACTTGGGTGGCCAAAACGTAAAATACCTTTACAAACAGTTGGTCAACTTTAAAGCAGGTTATCGCAAGAACGGTATTATGCAATCACAAATTGCAAATTTATCGCAGCAAGATTTAGCCAACGTGGCTGGTTATTATGCTAGCCAAGCGCCTTGGGGTGTTGGATTTGGTAATCCTGCGACCAACCAAGAAGCCACTAAGCTATTCTTAGGCGGTGACAAGTCACGCGGTGTCATCGGTTGTGCAGGCTGTCATGGTCCAGACGCTGCTGGTAATACTTGGGCGGCATTTCCACGCTTAGGTGGTCAGCATGCACAGTACATCTCCACTCAGCTAAAACTCTTCCGTGCGGCTGGCCGTGTTGATGATGTTGACAGTGATGAGCAAAAACGTGTCAATGATGCTGCGAAAGAAGGCGATATGGGCATGATGCAGACAGTCGCATCGAAACTATCGGATCGTGATATTCGTATCTTGTCAGATTATATCAGTGCTGTTCACTAA
- a CDS encoding HAD family hydrolase, with protein sequence MSNQSVASISSASKGTQLSASHRLADKTLIIFDWDGTLMDSIGLIVESMHVAGEAHGFQTTDKAVQDIIGLSLMNGIEILYPQANDTQKLAIQQNYADHYIANSHSTPLFAPIEGMLQTLQAQGKSLAVATGKKRKGLDRVLDASESHHYFVMTRCADEAGSKPDPQMLTDILDYTQQQIANAVFIGDSIYDIQMATRLGMTSIAVNYGTASPTELAAQQPTYQVDTPQALAELLCA encoded by the coding sequence ATGAGCAATCAATCTGTCGCTAGTATCTCTAGCGCTTCCAAAGGAACTCAGTTATCAGCCAGCCATCGTTTAGCGGATAAGACGCTGATTATTTTTGATTGGGATGGGACGCTGATGGATTCCATTGGATTAATCGTTGAGTCAATGCATGTGGCAGGAGAGGCGCATGGGTTCCAGACCACCGATAAAGCTGTACAAGACATCATTGGGCTGAGCTTAATGAATGGCATTGAGATTTTGTATCCGCAAGCCAATGACACGCAAAAGCTTGCGATTCAGCAAAACTATGCAGACCACTATATTGCCAACAGCCACAGTACACCGCTTTTTGCGCCGATAGAAGGGATGTTGCAGACCCTACAAGCCCAAGGTAAAAGTCTCGCGGTTGCAACTGGTAAAAAGCGAAAGGGCTTAGACCGCGTATTAGATGCTTCAGAGAGCCACCATTATTTTGTGATGACCCGCTGTGCCGATGAGGCAGGCTCAAAACCTGACCCGCAGATGTTGACCGATATTTTGGATTATACGCAGCAGCAAATCGCCAATGCTGTTTTCATCGGTGACAGTATCTACGATATCCAAATGGCAACGAGACTGGGCATGACCAGTATTGCGGTGAATTATGGTACAGCATCACCTACAGAGCTCGCCGCACAGCAACCCACTTATCAGGTTGACACGCCACAAGCGTTGGCTGAGCTTCTATGTGCTTAA
- a CDS encoding outer membrane protein assembly factor BamE, which produces MSHLTMIKTLTFRPLSPTSVLRKIVITSMLSATVAVSGCSLLSVYKIDLPQGTAITQAQAQKLQVGMNQNQVLYILGSPAIRDTLEPKRWDYIYDYKAGTEGSRKGIADVKNASQHLIIYFDNNGLVNRIEGIESLPAS; this is translated from the coding sequence ATGAGTCATCTTACCATGATAAAGACATTAACTTTTCGTCCGTTAAGCCCTACAAGCGTATTACGCAAGATTGTCATAACCAGTATGCTTAGCGCTACTGTCGCTGTGTCTGGCTGCTCATTATTGAGTGTTTATAAGATTGATTTGCCACAAGGCACTGCCATCACTCAAGCACAAGCGCAAAAACTGCAAGTGGGTATGAATCAAAACCAAGTCCTTTATATCCTTGGTAGCCCAGCTATTAGAGACACCTTAGAACCTAAGCGTTGGGATTATATTTACGATTACAAAGCAGGGACAGAAGGTAGCCGCAAGGGTATTGCTGATGTCAAAAATGCCAGTCAGCACTTAATTATCTACTTTGATAATAATGGTTTGGTCAATCGTATTGAAGGTATCGAAAGCCTGCCTGCCTCATAA
- the fur gene encoding ferric iron uptake transcriptional regulator, with translation MASFTNQDLRKAGLKVTLPRIKILELLESAELHHMSAEEVYKALIEQGEDVGLATVYRVLTQFEQAGIVERHNFENNLSVFEITQEGHHDHLVCDVCGKIIEFHNEVIEEEQLKVAEKHGFKLSGHSLVLYGICNDQECRDSIK, from the coding sequence ATGGCTTCTTTTACCAATCAAGATTTACGTAAAGCGGGATTAAAAGTCACGTTACCTCGCATCAAGATTTTAGAGCTACTAGAGAGTGCAGAGTTGCATCATATGAGTGCTGAGGAGGTTTATAAGGCACTGATAGAGCAAGGTGAGGATGTGGGTTTAGCGACTGTCTACCGAGTACTGACGCAATTTGAGCAAGCTGGTATCGTCGAGCGTCATAACTTCGAAAATAATTTATCGGTGTTTGAGATTACCCAAGAAGGGCATCATGACCATCTGGTTTGTGATGTTTGTGGCAAGATTATAGAGTTTCATAACGAAGTCATCGAAGAAGAGCAACTTAAAGTCGCAGAAAAGCACGGATTTAAGTTATCAGGTCATTCATTGGTGCTATACGGTATTTGTAATGACCAAGAGTGTCGGGATAGCATCAAGTAA
- a CDS encoding RluA family pseudouridine synthase — MTDDAPTHEAPAIFNSKTRPQSADDEISNFGKVNYLEVTRHQHDQRLDNFLLNRLKGLPKPHIYKMIRSDEIRVNNKRCKAHDRVQREDVVRIAPVVLATREKPIISAEFAKSLLARVVYEDEGMLVLNKPSGIAVHGGSGLDFGVIEAMREVTGKKYLELIHRIDKDTSGLLMISKKRSALKALQQHLVDKTIQKHYLCIAKGQPALNEQRIDASLLRYTVASGERRVKVDAQDPQSKESHTDIVVHGRFMIADQPVSLIEAKPLTGRTHQIRVHLAHIGHAILGDDKYNVHDKSGVHRLCLHAWRLDIPGYETITAPLPDDMADWLPEQIKLPE; from the coding sequence ATGACTGACGACGCACCTACCCATGAAGCCCCTGCTATTTTTAATAGTAAAACACGCCCGCAAAGCGCTGATGATGAAATCAGCAACTTTGGTAAGGTAAACTATCTTGAAGTAACCCGCCATCAACACGATCAGCGCTTGGATAATTTCTTACTGAACCGTTTAAAAGGTCTGCCAAAACCGCATATCTATAAAATGATTCGCTCAGATGAGATTCGGGTCAATAATAAACGCTGCAAAGCGCACGACAGAGTACAGCGTGAAGACGTGGTACGTATCGCGCCAGTGGTACTTGCTACCCGCGAAAAACCAATTATCAGTGCCGAGTTTGCTAAAAGCTTGTTAGCGCGCGTAGTATATGAAGACGAAGGAATGTTAGTACTGAATAAGCCTTCTGGCATCGCCGTTCACGGTGGGAGTGGTTTGGACTTTGGTGTTATCGAAGCCATGCGTGAAGTGACAGGTAAAAAATACCTAGAGCTGATACATCGCATTGATAAAGACACCTCAGGTCTATTGATGATTTCTAAAAAACGCTCAGCGTTAAAAGCGTTGCAACAGCATCTCGTCGATAAAACCATCCAAAAGCATTACTTATGTATCGCTAAAGGTCAGCCAGCATTAAATGAGCAACGCATTGATGCATCATTGCTACGCTATACAGTTGCTAGTGGTGAACGCCGCGTCAAAGTAGATGCGCAAGACCCACAATCTAAAGAAAGCCATACGGATATCGTCGTTCATGGTCGTTTTATGATTGCTGATCAGCCAGTTAGTTTAATTGAAGCCAAACCACTGACCGGTCGCACTCATCAAATCCGTGTGCATTTGGCTCATATTGGTCACGCTATCTTGGGTGATGATAAATATAATGTGCATGATAAATCAGGCGTCCATCGCCTGTGTCTGCATGCGTGGCGTTTAGACATTCCAGGCTATGAAACTATTACTGCACCGCTACCAGATGACATGGCAGATTGGTTGCCAGAGCAAATTAAATTGCCTGAATAA
- a CDS encoding c-type cytochrome has translation MVSINAFFSQTYRVLVGSGAVLLLSSAIMTSANAADIAATYDNSCAACHDSGALNAIKKGDSAKWQQLIKQKSMPTLINSVKSGMTQMPAGGLCNSCSDDDYRKLIEYMSK, from the coding sequence ATGGTTTCAATCAATGCATTTTTTAGCCAGACCTATCGAGTTTTAGTAGGTAGCGGAGCGGTATTACTGCTCAGTAGTGCTATCATGACTAGCGCTAATGCTGCTGATATTGCAGCCACCTATGATAACTCATGTGCTGCCTGTCACGATAGTGGGGCGCTGAACGCCATCAAAAAAGGTGATAGTGCCAAATGGCAACAGCTTATCAAACAAAAAAGCATGCCGACACTTATCAATTCCGTCAAAAGTGGTATGACGCAGATGCCTGCTGGTGGTCTTTGTAACAGTTGTAGCGATGATGATTATCGTAAGTTGATTGAGTACATGAGTAAGTGA
- the yihA gene encoding ribosome biogenesis GTP-binding protein YihA/YsxC, with translation MSTPFTDVAAEHALFNTKSRQKIQQTEFMMSAPTFRLCPPDMGLEVAFAGRSNAGKSSAINALTNQRQLARSSKTPGRTQMINFFSIGDADRRLVDLPGYGYAAVPLEMKKEWQVELEEYLVARSSLAGLVLMTDIRHPLKFFDEQMLRWANDGELPVHILLTKADKLKYGASKNALLNTRKRLKELGLNCSIQLFSALRKEGLDELAGVMGNWYEYQLDADKIIESSFALLEGAELEEAIEKDNIEKDAIEKESTQKDSTQ, from the coding sequence ATGAGTACCCCGTTTACTGATGTCGCCGCCGAACATGCATTGTTCAACACTAAATCTCGTCAAAAAATTCAGCAAACTGAGTTTATGATGTCAGCGCCTACTTTTCGTCTCTGCCCACCCGATATGGGCTTAGAAGTTGCCTTTGCAGGACGCTCAAACGCAGGTAAATCCTCTGCTATTAATGCCTTAACCAATCAGCGCCAACTGGCACGCTCATCTAAAACGCCTGGTCGCACGCAGATGATTAACTTTTTTAGTATTGGTGATGCTGATAGGCGTTTGGTGGATTTGCCAGGTTATGGCTACGCAGCCGTACCGCTTGAGATGAAAAAAGAATGGCAGGTTGAGCTAGAAGAATACTTGGTGGCGCGCTCAAGCCTTGCAGGTTTGGTGCTCATGACTGATATTCGTCATCCATTGAAGTTCTTTGACGAGCAAATGCTACGTTGGGCAAATGATGGTGAACTGCCGGTGCATATCTTATTAACCAAAGCAGATAAGCTAAAGTATGGCGCATCTAAAAATGCGTTACTTAATACTCGTAAAAGACTAAAAGAACTGGGATTGAACTGTAGCATTCAGCTATTTTCAGCACTAAGAAAAGAAGGTCTTGATGAGCTGGCTGGTGTCATGGGCAACTGGTATGAGTATCAGCTCGATGCAGACAAAATCATTGAATCCTCTTTTGCGTTACTAGAAGGCGCTGAGTTGGAAGAAGCGATCGAAAAAGATAACATCGAAAAAGACGCTATTGAAAAGGAAAGTACTCAGAAGGATAGCACTCAATAA